A single window of Nicotiana sylvestris chromosome 3, ASM39365v2, whole genome shotgun sequence DNA harbors:
- the LOC104240529 gene encoding GDSL esterase/lipase WDL1 codes for MVGPQRPQFVLFGSSIVQISYSNGGWGSILSDIYARKADVILRGYYGWNSRRALQVLDQVFPKDAAVQPTLVIVYFGGNDSMGPHSSGLGPHVPLPEYIENMRKIATHLKSLSENIRIIFLSCPPVDEARVRENTSSYFSELVRTNELCRQYSDACIELCNEMNLKVVDLWTALQKREDWLTACFSDGIHLAEAGSKIVVEEIIKVLKEAEWTPSLYWKSMPTEFAEDSPYDLVLADGKTTINPSEWTYHREIQWD; via the exons ATGGTGGGACCACAGAGGCCACAATTCGTTCTATTTGGATCCTCCATTGTTCAGATCAGTTACAGCAATGGCGGTTGGGGTTCCATCCTCTCCGACATTTATGCTCGTAAA GCAGACGTAATATTGCGAGGTTACTATGGTTGGAACTCCAGACGTGCTCTACAGGTCCTTGATCAAGTATTTCCAAAG GATGCAGCTGTTCAGCCCACATTGGTGATTGTTTACTTTGGTGGTAATGATTCAATGGGACCTCATTCATCTGGATTAGGTCCTCATGTACCTCTTCCAGAGTACATTGAGAACATGAGAAAAATTGCAACTCATCTTAAG AGCCTCTCAGAGAATATTCGCATTATCTTTCTCAGTTGTCCACCTGTTGATGAGGCCAGAGTTCGTGAAAATACAAG TTCATACTTCAGTGAGTTGGTTCGGACAAATGAGTTGTGTCGACAGTATTCGGATGCCTGTATAGAGCTGTGTAATGAGATGAATCTGAAGGTTGTTGATCTTTGGACAGCACTTCAGAAAAGGGAAGATTGGTTGACTGCTTGCTTTTC gGATGGGATTCACTTGGCGGAGGCAGGGAGTAAAATAGTTGTTGAAGAGATCATCAAGGTTTTGAAGGAAGCTGAGTGGACGCCTAGTTTATACTGGAAATCCATGCCAACAGAATTTGCAGAAGATTCACCTTATGATTTAGTTCTTGCGGATGGCAAAACCACAATAAACCCATCCGAGTGGACATACCATCGAGAAATTCAATGGGATTAG